In Candidatus Bathyarchaeia archaeon, the following are encoded in one genomic region:
- a CDS encoding AN1-type zinc finger domain-containing protein yields MKCQKCQQETFLPFKCPYCGNYYCAEHRLPENHQCQQIELARTPKQETTQPITFQTQTQKPYEEYTVTYIPTQPPKTKIHFSKTETKHLTIAALLVIGIALSIGIFPYQTINDPASLTIFTLILTTSFFTHEIAHKITAQKHNLWAEFRLTFTGAILTLISIISPLFKIISPGAVFISGITSTKNIGKISIAGPTTNILLSTILLTTAPFIPQYYTILIFGAAINTWIALFNLIPLGILDGFKIFLWNKKIWTTAFAISLTLTIISYKLLFDTL; encoded by the coding sequence ATGAAATGCCAAAAATGCCAACAAGAAACCTTCCTACCCTTCAAATGCCCATACTGCGGAAACTACTACTGCGCAGAACACCGCCTACCAGAAAACCATCAATGCCAACAAATAGAACTAGCACGGACACCAAAACAAGAAACCACACAACCAATAACCTTCCAAACACAAACACAAAAACCCTACGAAGAATACACAGTCACCTACATCCCAACCCAACCGCCAAAAACAAAAATACACTTCAGCAAAACAGAAACCAAACACCTAACAATAGCCGCACTACTCGTCATCGGCATCGCACTATCAATAGGCATATTCCCATACCAAACAATAAACGACCCCGCAAGCCTAACAATATTCACACTAATCCTAACCACATCCTTCTTCACCCACGAAATAGCCCACAAAATAACCGCACAAAAACACAACCTATGGGCAGAATTCAGACTAACATTCACAGGCGCAATCCTAACACTAATCAGCATAATATCACCACTATTCAAAATCATATCACCAGGCGCAGTATTCATATCCGGCATCACAAGCACAAAAAACATAGGAAAAATCTCCATAGCAGGACCAACGACAAACATACTATTATCAACCATACTCCTAACAACAGCACCCTTCATACCACAATACTACACGATATTGATATTCGGCGCAGCCATCAACACATGGATAGCACTCTTCAACCTCATACCCCTCGGCATACTCGACGGCTTCAAAATCTTTCTATGGAACAAAAAAATCTGGACGACCGCCTTCGCAATCAGCCTAACACTAACAATAATATCATACAAACTTCTATTCGACACACTATAA
- a CDS encoding N-6 DNA methylase: MLERNIQIELYRVLQNLVAKKFSYNDIEFVGVRFEPTINGRPDLVVEAIDKGKKLSLLVIETKRKVPFVDRKFDPYSKDVIRQASGYAVDLGAPYFATCNGEVLVLFDTFTAGVPLPQRKLKHYRVSFDEEFAKTLLEEVCRFRIGVGKWLELDDVFLQRLRTFHTFITPFVLESLNRQLRDDVNFKEEYVRWLKSQFFEYSPAMNEQIAEQLAYMLMNRLTFYKTLETQIPSLPKLTKIETDDSKVFSERLRATFDEVCRDVDYEAVFEPHMVLDQLLLPRKLMFALNDFIEELGTYDLSKIRSDVIGRVYEELIPDVERHRLGQYYTPPPIIELITEMCIRSANDRVLDPACGSGGFLVKAYHKLRDLKKKENPFADDAKLHEEILNQLYGVDINPFPAQLSSINLAVRNLQVASRHINLVVSDFFKVKPSVGIIPKDLDVVVTNPPYTRQEEMEYKDQIREEALTYSDGSKIPLDARAGIYAYFFTHSAKFLKNHGMMGQITSDTWLDVGFGEDLKMFFLDHFKIHAIVWYDVRAFEKALVGTCITILEKEDESKEDRDDNLVKFVRIKKAMPTEELVRTIETAKEDFEDDRIGITVKKQKELEPEDKWGKFLRAPTIYFKLLSNPKMIKFREVADIKRGYTTGANEFFYLDKEKIKLWGIEKQFLEPIVTSPKNIKIELRSRDISDWLLMVNLSKEELSNQNILKYIEHGENVEVRVRGGKDKGKAIKGYQNLSTLKSRSIWYILTRREPAPLLLSCKIWERFIVVLNQAKAQADKAFYEIRPKNAKHIDVLAGILNSSLTALLAELHGRFYGGGVLELEIYECKDLPVLNPEKLSEKERRKIEEAFSKVCEAQNKGDEKLEQEARVELDNAVFDVLKLKESERKQVYEGLELLRRMRLQRKEVDVLVQTAEKWKPHKKPKKEKKLKLEPSKRLDTWVK, from the coding sequence GTGCTTGAGCGGAACATTCAGATTGAGCTTTATCGTGTGTTGCAGAATCTCGTTGCTAAGAAGTTCTCTTACAATGATATCGAGTTTGTTGGTGTTAGGTTTGAACCTACAATCAATGGTAGACCTGACCTTGTTGTTGAGGCTATTGATAAGGGCAAGAAGTTGTCTCTTCTTGTTATTGAGACTAAGCGTAAAGTTCCTTTTGTTGACCGTAAGTTTGACCCTTACAGTAAGGATGTGATTAGGCAAGCTTCAGGTTACGCAGTTGATTTGGGTGCTCCTTATTTTGCTACGTGTAATGGTGAAGTTCTTGTTTTGTTTGATACCTTTACTGCTGGTGTTCCTCTTCCACAAAGGAAATTGAAACATTATAGGGTTTCTTTTGATGAGGAGTTTGCGAAGACGCTTTTGGAAGAGGTTTGCAGGTTTAGGATTGGTGTGGGTAAATGGCTTGAGCTTGATGATGTGTTTTTGCAGAGGCTTAGGACTTTTCACACTTTTATTACGCCTTTTGTTTTGGAGTCGCTTAATCGGCAATTGCGTGATGATGTGAATTTTAAGGAGGAGTATGTGCGGTGGCTTAAGTCTCAGTTTTTTGAATATTCACCAGCGATGAATGAGCAGATTGCTGAGCAACTTGCGTATATGTTGATGAATCGTTTGACGTTTTATAAGACTTTGGAGACGCAGATTCCTTCTTTGCCTAAGTTGACGAAGATTGAGACGGATGACTCTAAAGTGTTTTCCGAAAGGCTTAGGGCGACTTTTGATGAGGTTTGTAGGGATGTGGATTATGAGGCTGTTTTTGAGCCTCATATGGTTCTTGACCAGTTGTTGTTGCCTAGAAAGTTGATGTTTGCTTTGAATGATTTTATTGAGGAGCTTGGGACTTATGATTTGTCTAAGATTCGAAGTGATGTTATTGGTAGGGTTTATGAGGAGTTGATTCCTGATGTGGAGAGGCATAGGCTTGGGCAGTATTATACGCCTCCGCCGATTATTGAGTTGATTACTGAGATGTGTATTAGGTCGGCGAATGATAGGGTTTTGGACCCTGCTTGTGGAAGTGGTGGGTTTCTTGTTAAGGCTTATCATAAGCTTAGGGATTTGAAGAAGAAGGAGAATCCGTTTGCTGATGATGCTAAATTGCATGAGGAAATTTTGAATCAACTGTATGGTGTGGATATTAATCCTTTTCCTGCTCAGTTGTCGAGTATTAATTTGGCTGTTAGGAATCTTCAGGTTGCGAGTAGGCACATAAACTTGGTTGTTAGCGACTTCTTTAAGGTTAAACCTTCTGTGGGTATTATTCCTAAAGACCTTGATGTTGTGGTGACTAATCCGCCTTACACTAGACAAGAGGAAATGGAATATAAGGACCAAATCAGAGAAGAAGCACTAACCTATTCAGATGGTTCAAAGATTCCGTTAGACGCACGGGCTGGGATTTACGCGTATTTCTTTACGCATAGTGCGAAGTTTCTGAAGAATCATGGTATGATGGGACAGATAACTTCGGATACTTGGCTTGACGTAGGCTTTGGGGAAGACTTGAAAATGTTCTTCCTTGACCACTTTAAGATTCATGCTATAGTATGGTATGATGTTCGAGCCTTTGAGAAAGCTCTTGTCGGAACATGCATAACCATTCTTGAAAAAGAGGACGAATCGAAGGAAGACAGAGACGACAATCTTGTCAAGTTTGTTAGAATTAAGAAAGCCATGCCTACTGAAGAATTGGTTAGAACAATCGAGACCGCAAAAGAAGACTTTGAAGATGACCGTATAGGAATAACCGTCAAGAAACAGAAAGAGCTTGAACCCGAGGACAAATGGGGAAAATTCCTCAGAGCACCAACCATATACTTCAAGCTTTTATCTAATCCAAAAATGATAAAGTTTAGAGAGGTTGCAGACATTAAAAGAGGTTACACAACAGGAGCAAACGAGTTCTTCTATTTGGACAAGGAAAAGATTAAGCTATGGGGTATAGAGAAACAGTTTCTCGAACCCATTGTTACTTCTCCGAAAAACATTAAAATTGAATTGAGAAGCAGGGACATTTCAGATTGGCTGTTAATGGTTAATTTATCAAAAGAAGAGTTATCTAACCAGAATATTTTGAAATATATTGAACATGGAGAAAATGTTGAAGTAAGAGTAAGAGGCGGAAAAGATAAGGGCAAAGCTATCAAGGGCTATCAAAATCTTTCTACATTGAAATCCCGAAGTATTTGGTATATTCTAACCCGAAGAGAACCAGCTCCACTCCTGCTTTCCTGCAAGATTTGGGAAAGATTTATCGTAGTGTTGAACCAAGCTAAAGCCCAAGCGGATAAAGCCTTTTATGAAATTAGACCTAAAAATGCCAAGCATATCGATGTTCTCGCAGGAATACTCAACTCTTCATTAACTGCACTCTTAGCTGAGTTGCATGGAAGGTTTTATGGTGGCGGAGTCTTGGAGTTGGAGATTTATGAGTGCAAAGATTTACCAGTTCTAAATCCAGAAAAGCTATCAGAAAAAGAAAGACGAAAAATTGAAGAGGCATTTTCTAAGGTTTGTGAGGCTCAGAATAAAGGTGATGAAAAGCTAGAGCAAGAAGCAAGAGTAGAACTTGATAATGCTGTTTTTGATGTTCTCAAACTGAAGGAAAGTGAGCGTAAACAAGTGTATGAAGGTTTAGAATTGCTTAGGCGGATGCGTCTTCAAAGAAAAGAAGTTGACGTTCTCGTTCAAACAGCAGAAAAATGGAAACCACACAAAAAACCCAAAAAAGAAAAGAAACTCAAGCTAGAACCATCCAAACGACTAGACACATGGGTAAAATAA
- a CDS encoding DUF3800 domain-containing protein — MAKARHFYTYVDESGDLGFSAKASKFFVVAYLTLENPFKLAKTMKRMLKRLHEKREYARGYNELKYSYSKSIIKQKVLQKISQTNIEIGFIVLEKSKVKPDLRKNRTILYNYVVVDPIMRNILPTLSATSKLILTIDKSLPRSSIEAFNTYAKNKASWLTTQAPWTNQSLTIIRQISVQHENSQKEPCLQAADFLAGACFHKYEHNNNAYYKIIENKVKYFNYLWRR, encoded by the coding sequence ATGGCAAAAGCTCGACACTTTTACACCTACGTGGATGAAAGCGGCGACCTAGGTTTCTCTGCAAAAGCATCTAAATTCTTTGTGGTCGCTTACCTTACCCTAGAAAACCCATTCAAACTAGCAAAAACTATGAAACGCATGCTCAAAAGACTCCACGAAAAAAGAGAATATGCCCGGGGATATAATGAACTAAAATACTCCTACTCAAAGAGCATAATAAAACAAAAGGTTCTACAAAAAATTAGCCAAACAAACATAGAAATAGGCTTTATAGTTCTCGAAAAATCCAAAGTAAAGCCTGACCTAAGAAAAAACCGAACAATTCTCTACAACTACGTCGTAGTAGACCCTATCATGCGAAACATCCTACCAACCCTTTCAGCAACAAGCAAACTAATCCTAACAATCGACAAAAGCCTCCCACGCTCAAGCATAGAAGCATTCAACACATACGCAAAAAACAAAGCATCATGGCTCACAACCCAAGCACCTTGGACAAACCAAAGCCTCACGATAATAAGACAAATAAGTGTTCAACACGAAAACTCACAAAAAGAACCATGCTTGCAAGCAGCCGACTTTCTAGCAGGCGCATGCTTCCACAAATACGAACACAACAACAACGCTTATTACAAAATAATCGAAAACAAAGTAAAATACTTCAACTATCTATGGCGACGATGA
- a CDS encoding DNA repair exonuclease: MNLRSFSFVHAADLHLGYTQYGLEVRREDFDKAFQELVDRTIELKPDFMIIAGDLFHQARPSNITLENAIRQFSRLREAEIPVLTVDGSHDSAPNIITGSILNPLDSAGLIYHLPRHEGACWRKPDSCYVYGVPNYRTRRKTEESLPAFMEQNKPSPDPSLFNIFVFHMALDIPSVKPPYMEAEAPPELIPEGFNYYAAGHVHEPYKEKFKNGLLIYSGCIETVDYTEAKIRKGFYHVKVDEKGTASPEFIELEPQRKFTVLEQDFTGMNPTKITELATQLVKDADEEGVIIVPVLRGTLPVETSRAEVDIAKIRSAVKKALLVHPIISLRESEVSEEIVRSIFESEFKDLKTKAFEYFLQIFSERYPREEAEKIARVALSLIEPLTKKQEEKVKQTIEELLQ, from the coding sequence ATGAATTTGAGGAGTTTCAGTTTTGTTCATGCTGCGGATTTGCATTTAGGTTATACCCAGTACGGTTTAGAAGTTAGGCGTGAGGATTTTGACAAGGCTTTCCAAGAACTAGTCGACAGAACCATTGAGTTAAAACCTGATTTTATGATTATTGCTGGAGACCTATTCCACCAAGCACGCCCATCAAACATCACTTTGGAAAACGCCATCAGACAATTCAGCCGCTTGCGTGAAGCTGAAATTCCAGTTTTAACCGTTGACGGTTCGCATGATTCAGCACCCAACATAATCACTGGAAGCATTCTAAATCCGTTAGACAGCGCTGGCTTAATCTATCACTTGCCAAGACACGAAGGCGCCTGCTGGCGCAAACCAGACTCATGCTATGTTTACGGCGTGCCAAACTATAGAACCAGACGCAAAACCGAAGAAAGCCTTCCAGCTTTCATGGAACAAAACAAACCATCACCAGACCCTTCACTATTCAACATTTTTGTTTTCCACATGGCTCTAGACATTCCAAGCGTCAAACCGCCCTACATGGAAGCTGAAGCTCCGCCAGAACTTATTCCCGAAGGCTTCAACTACTACGCAGCTGGACACGTACACGAACCATACAAGGAAAAATTCAAAAACGGACTATTAATTTACAGCGGATGCATCGAAACCGTTGACTACACAGAAGCCAAAATAAGAAAGGGCTTCTACCACGTCAAAGTAGACGAGAAAGGCACAGCTTCGCCAGAGTTCATAGAACTTGAGCCTCAACGCAAGTTTACCGTGTTAGAACAAGACTTCACCGGAATGAACCCCACAAAAATTACAGAACTCGCCACACAACTTGTAAAAGACGCAGACGAGGAAGGCGTCATAATTGTTCCAGTTTTGAGGGGAACTCTGCCAGTTGAAACAAGCCGCGCAGAAGTTGACATCGCCAAAATCCGAAGCGCAGTTAAAAAGGCTCTACTTGTGCACCCAATTATTTCCTTGCGTGAAAGCGAAGTCTCGGAAGAAATCGTTCGCTCAATCTTCGAAAGCGAATTCAAAGACTTAAAAACGAAAGCATTCGAATACTTCCTACAAATCTTCTCTGAACGCTACCCCCGAGAAGAAGCCGAAAAAATCGCACGCGTAGCCCTCAGCCTAATTGAACCACTAACCAAAAAACAAGAAGAAAAAGTGAAACAAACCATCGAGGAGCTTCTACAATGA